TCCACCGAGATCGCCAGGCCGAAGGTGCCGGGCTCGGTCCAGTCGCAGGTGCGCGCGGACCCGATCGCCTTGGGCTCCCCGACCGAGGTCAGCCCGGCCTTCGACCGCTCGGCGGAGGTCAGCAGCGCACACGGGTCGAGGCCGCCCTGGCTCGCGGGCGGACCGCTGGGGGCCGCGGGCGCCCGCGGAGCGGTCTGCCCGGTGTTCTCGGTGTTCGCCGTGTTCGCGGTGTTCTCTCCGGAGGCGGCCTGCCCGCCCTGCCCGCAGGCGGTCAGCCCGGCGAGCAGCGCCAGCGCGGGAAGGAGGAGAAGGCGGGACGTTCGGGTCATCCGGGTCAGCCGCCGGTGCATTCGACGTCGTCGGCGGCCTTGCCGTCGGCATCGGAGTACTGCTCCATCGCCTCGGCGATGCGGGACTTGAGGTCCTCCAGCTCCCGGCCGAAGGCGATCAGCGACTCGACCGCCGAACCCCGCTGCCCGATGCCGTACTCGGCCATGAACCGGCCGACCTCGTCCGCGTATCCACCTCCGAGGGGAACCTGCCTGCCGAGCACCTTGGCGTGGCGGACCATCTCCCCGACCACGTCCTGCAACTCCGACAGCCGCGTGAAGGCGTCACCGGCCAGCTCCGGCGCCACGCTGAAGGCGGCGGCCGCCCCGGCGGTGACCCGGTCCCTCGTTTCGACCTCCGGCATGGCAAGCACCTTCCGTAGCCGGCTGAATCCGCTCAGGAGAATACGACAGAACCGGGCGTGAGGACATCGCCCAGCCCACCAGCGCGTTACTCACTCGAATGGCCCAATATTGTCGGTAGCACTCAGTGATCGCAGGGTTCTCACCAACGTTTCGCTCACGTTTGACACACTTCGTGGGAGGCTGACCCTTAGAACGGGTGGCCGGACAGGCACGCACGGGCGCGTCCGCCCGTTGTTCCAAGACGCATGCGCGTCGGCACCAGGAGGTCGAGTGACGTCGAGAACGCAGTCCGCGGTGCCCGGCGACCAGGCGCCCTACTACCCCGCTGAGGCTGGGTCGGGCGTGCGCGGGACGAGCGGCGCCAACGGGCACGGCTCAGCGTCGCTCGGCGAACTGCACGACACCGCGGCCAGGATCGCGGCCAACGTCGAGCGGGTGCTGGTCGGCAAGCCGGACGTGGTGCGGATCGCGCTGGTCACCCTGCTCGCCGAGGGCCACCTGCTGGTCGAGGACGTGCCGGGGGTCGGGAAGACCTCGCTGGCCAAGGCGCTGGCCCGGTCCATCGACTGCACGGTCAGCCGCATCCAGTTCACCCCCGACCTGCTGCCCAGCGACGTCACCGGGGTGTCCATCTACAACCGGCAGACCGGCGGGTTCGAGTTCCGCCCCGGCCCGGTGTTCGCGAACATCGTGGTCGGCGACGAGATCAACCGCGCCTCGCCGAAGACGCAGTCCTCCCTGCTGGAATGCATGGAGGAGCACCAGGTCACGGTCGACACCAGCACCTACGAGCTGGAAGAGCCGTTCATGGTGATCGCCACCCAGAACCCGATCGAGATGGAGGGCACCTACGCCCTGCCGGAGGCGCAGCGCGACCGCTTCACCGCGCGCGTGTCGATCGGTTACCCCGACCCGCAGGCCGAGCTGGCCATGGTCGACGAGCACGCCGGGCACAACCCGCTGAAGGACCTCCGCCCGGTCTCCGACGCGGCCACCGTGCACCGGCTGATCCGCGCGGTCCGCAAGGTCCACATGGCACCCGAGGTCCGGCAGTACGCGGTCGAGCTGGCTTCGGCCACCCGGCAGCTGCCGGAGATCCGCCTCGGCGCCTCCCCGCGCGCCACCCTGCAGCTGGTCCGCGCGGCCCGCGCGCAGGCCGCGCTGGCCGGCCGGGAGTACGTGGTCCCGGACGACCTGCACGCGGTCGCCGTGCCGGTGCTCGCGCACCGCCTGGTGCTGACCACCGAGGCGCACGCCGCCCGCCGGTCGGCCACCGACGTGGTGCGCGCGGTGCTCGGCCGGGTGCCGGTGCCGCAGGCGGGCACGCAGGCCAACGGGCAGAGCCGCCGGTAGCCCGGTCATGCGCGCGCTGTCCGGCCTGACCACCCGCGGCCGTTGCCTGCTCGCCGCGGGCGTGGCCGCCGCGGTCTGCGCCACCGTGCTCAACGAGCGCGACCTGCTGCGGGTCGCGATATTCGTCATCGCGCTGCCGCTGCTGGTCGCCTGGTTCATTTCGGCGGCCAAGGTGCGCATCGGCGCCGCCCGCAAGCTGTTCCCGGACCGGGTGCAGGTCGGCGGCGCCGGTGAGGTGCAGCTGGAGCTGTGGCGCACCGGGCGGCTGCCGACCGGGGAGGTGCTGCTCGAGGACGGCGTGCCGTACTCGCTCGGCGGGCGGCCCCGGTTCGTGGTCGAGCGGCTGCCGCAGCACCAGGCGGTCGCCCTGCGCTACCCGATCCAGCCGATGCTGCGCGGGATCCAGCAGGTCGGCCCGCTGCGCGCCACGGTCACCGATCCGTTCGGGCTGTGCGAGTTCGAGCGGGAGCTGATCGGGCACACCAAGCTGGTGGTGGTGCCCCGGTTCGTCAGCCTGTGGGGGCTGCCGTCCGGCGCGGGCATCGGCGTCGGCGACGACGGCAACGTCCGGCTGCACGCCGGGCAGGGCGAGTCCGACGTGATCGTCCGGCAGTACCGCCAGGGCGACGACCTGCGCAAGGTGCACTGGCGCTCGACCGCCCGCCGCGACGAGATCATGGTCCGCGTCGAGGAGCGGCCGTGGCGCGGCGGCACCACCGTGCTGCTGGACCACCGCGCGGCCGCGCACCACGGCACCGGCCCGTCGGCCAGCCTGGAGTGGGCGGTGTCCTTCGTGGCCAGCGTCTGCCTGCACCTGCGCCGCGCCGGGCACCGCGTCCGGCTGGTCACCGAGCACGGGCTGACCCTGGCCGACGCCCCCGGCGACGGCGGCGACCACCACGACCACCTCATTCTCGACGCGCTCGCCGGATTGCAGCCCGCGCACCAGCGCGACGTGACCACCGGCAGCGATCCCGCCGAGGGACAGGAGCTGATCGCCGTGCTCGGCACCGTGAGCAACGAGGCGGTGCACGAACTCAACCGGTTCCGCCCGCGCGGCATCCGCAGCCTCGCCGTCCTGCTCGACACCCCGGCCTGGTCCGGCGGGGTCAGCGCGCCCGAACACCGCGCCGCCGCCACCGAGGAGTCGGCGAGCCTGCTGCGCGCGGCGGGCTGGGGCGTGGTGGTGGCCGGACCGGCCAGCCCGATGCCGCAGGTCTGGGGCGAGCTGTGCCGGTCGACCGCTCGCCGCGGCACGCTGATCGGGGACGCCAGGTGACCACCGCGCCCCCGGCTCCGCCGATCCCGCACACCCCGGCCGAACGGCCGGCGCCCCCGGCCGCGCCGTGGGTCAGCTCGATCTTCGCCCCGCTCGCCGCCGGACTGGCCACCATCTGCGCCTCCACCTCGATCACCGGGGTGGTCGGCGGCGCGGCCTGGTTCGGCTACCTGATCGTCGCCGTGGTGCTGATCGCGTGCACCGGGCTGGCCCTGCGCTCGCTGCGCACGCCGACCCTGCTGGTCGGGCTGGCGCAACTGCTGGTGCTGGCGTTCCTGATCACCGGGGTGTTCACCAGCAACGGCATTCTCGGCATCATTCCCGGCCCGGCGGCGCTGTCGGAACTGCGCGAGGTGCTGATCGAGTCGGCCGAGCAGATCCGGATGGGCCTGCCGCCGGTGGAGCCGACCCCGCCGATCCTGTGCCTGGTCACCATCGCCATCGGCCTGGTCGCGGTGCTGGTGGACACGCTCGCCGTGGCGGCTTCGGCGCCCGCGGCCACCGGGCTGGTGCTGTTGTGCGTCTACGCGGTCCCGGCGTCGCTGTCCGACGGCATGCTGCCGTGGTGGACCTTCCTGCTCGGCGCGGCTGCCTTCGCCGGACTGCTCGCCGTCGACGGCAGCCACCGGCACCGGCGCTGGCGCAACCGGACCGCGCCCGGCCTCGGCGCGTCACCCGCGGCGGCCTCCGCCCCGGTGGCCGTGGTCGCCCTGGCGCTGGTGCTCGGCCTGGTCGCCGGCGGCACGATCACCGCGATCGGCACCGTTGGCAGCTTCCCCGGTGATCCGAAGGCCGGTGAAGGCAGCGGGAAGACCGGCGGGCTCGGCGTCAACCCGTTCACCCAGCTGCGCGGGCTGCTCGAACAGGGGCAGAACGTGGAGCTGTTCCGGGTGCGCGGGATGAACGCCCCCAACGACCGCCGGATGCTGCGCGCGTTCACGCTCAACCACTTCGAGCCGAACCAGGGCTGGAAGATCGCCGACGAGCCGCGGATGCCGCCCGGTGTGCCCGCGAACCAGCCCAGCCTGCCGCTGGCTCCCGGTGACGACGGCACCGGGGAGACCAAGGAAATCCAGATCGAGCCGATCAACTGGGTCGACGTCTGGCTGCCGGTCTACGGGGCGCCGCGCGCGCTGCGCAACATCTCCGACGGCTGGCAGTACGACTCGGTCAGCGGCGCGGTGTACAGCGAGGCCGCGCGCCAGGCGCCGCCCTACGTGCAGACCGCTTCGCTGCGCATGCCGACCAAGGAGGCGCTGCGCAACGCCGACACCGAGGCCGACCAGATCCCGTCCATCTACACGCGACTGGACCAGGTCGACGACCGGGTGACCGCGCTGACCAAGCAGCTGGTCCAGGGCGCGACCAACGACTTCGACCGGGCCACCGCGGTCTGGAACTACTTCAACTCGCGGAACGGGTTCACCTACGACACCCGCACCGCGGCGGCCGCCGATTCGGACGCGCTGGCCGACTTCCTGCTCAACGGCAAGCGCGGGTACTGCCAGCAGTACGCCTCGGCGATGGCGGTCATGCTGCGCACGCTGAAGATCCCGTCGCGGGTGGCGATCGGGTTCACCCCCGGTTACACCACCGCGGACTACCGGTCGATCACCTCGCAGGACGTGCACGCCTGGGTCGAGGTGTACTTCGGCGAGCTGGGCTGGGTCACCTTCGACCCGACCCCGCTGGCCGACTCGCGCGGGTTCATCCCGCCGTACCTGCGCCCGGACAACAGCACCGAGGACCCGGCGAACACCGGCGGCACGAGCGCCGCGCCGACGGTCGAGCCGCCGCGGCTGCCCGGTGAGGAGACGAACACGCCGGACGCCGCCCCGCTGCCGGACCAGCCGCAGGAGGAGCAGCGGCCGGGTGAGGGCCCGGACTGGGCGCTGTGGCTGGCGCTCGTGGCGCTGGTGGCCGCGATGGTGGTGGCCGGGGTGCTGTGGCAGCGAAGCGATCGGGCGAAGAAGAAGAGACCACCGAAACCCGGCGCCGCGCCGGATCAGCAGGTCCAGCACGTGGCCGCGCCACCGGGCAGCGCCGAGAGCTGGCTGCCCGCCATCGCGGCCGGGTTGTTCATCGCCGGGGTCGGCCTGCTGGCCTGGCTGTGGACGGCGCTGCTCGCGGTGCCGCTGGTGGTCGTGCTGCTGATCGCGGTCGGGCCGTCGATGGCGCGCGAAGTGGTGCGGCGGAAGCGGTTGCAGGTGATCGGCGCCAGCGGCCCGGACGCGGCGAACGCGGCGTGGCGGGAGTTGCTGGACGAGTGCCGGGACCGCGGCGTGCCGGTGGAGGTCAGCGACACGGTGCGGACCACCGCCCAGAAGATCGCCCAGCGCCACCGCCTGGACGAGGAGGGCAAGGGCGGCCTGCGGACCGTGGTGGGCGTGGTCGAACGCTCCTGGTACGGCGGCGCGCCGGACAACGACCCGCGCTTCGCCCCAGCCTTCGACGACGTCCGGACCAGCCTGACGCGCAACGCCCCGATGTCGTGGCGAGGCCGCCTCTTCCCGCGATCCCTGTTCCGCCGCCGCTGACTGGTTTCCCCGTGCGCGGGACTCGAGCCGATGGCCGAGTCCCGCGCACGGGGCGAGTCGCAGGGCACAAGGTGGGCAAGCAGTTGTGGGGCATGGCCGGCGCTAACCGGCGATGCCCCACTCAACTGGTCTGGCTGGTTCAGTTGTGCACTCGGGAGGAAAACTCGCTACTGGTCTTCGAAACGCTGGCGGAAGCGCTCCTCCATCCGCTGTGTGAACGAGCTCTTGCGCGCCTGCGGCCGTCCGCGTGAGGAACCCGCCTGCTCGCCTTCTGATCCTTCACCCTCTGGTTGCTGCCGCAACGATGTGACGGCGAGCAGAACCCCAAAGAACATCACCAGGAAGCCGAGCACGCTGATCAGCGGGATCTCGGCCACCCGGAACGGCACCACCACGCCAAGCACCAGTAGCGCGACCCCGACGACGAACAGGGCCACACCCTGCAGGCGCCGGCGTCGGGCGGGTCGGCGCAGCCTGGTGCCACGCACCGTGGATGCGAACTTGGGGTCCTCGGCATAGAGCTCGCGCTCGATCTGGTCGAGCAGCCGCTGCTCATGCTCGGAGAGTGGCATCTTTCCTCCTCCGGCACAGCTTGTCGCGGGCGCCGGGCCGCGCAACAGTAGTGGACCCAACTTCACCCCGTCTGGGGTGTCTGCACTCCAGGATACGAGTCCGGCGCGCGAACGACTACCCGATCCCGTATCAAGCACTGAACGAATTGCCGGGAACCACCCGCAACGAGTACCCGAACCCCGGTTGAACCCCCGGAATCCACCCCTGTTCACTCTTCGTGGCTGGACAGCAGGGACGCGGGCCGCACCGCGGCCGAGCCGAACTTGGAGCGCGCCACGTCGGCGGCCACCTCGGCGTCGCGCCAGCGCGGGGCGTCGGTGTCGAAGGTGAGCTGTTCGGCCGAGTCCGCGTCCTCCAGCCCCTCGACCCTGACCCCGATCAGCCGGACCGCGCCACCGTGCCCCAGCTCCGTCAGCAAGGTCACGGCGGTGGCGTGGATGGCATGCGCCACATCGGTCGCCGAGACCAGCGTGCGGGCCCTGGTGACGGTCTTGAAGTCGGCGAACCGCACCTTGATCGACACCGTCCGCCCGCGCAGCCCGCGCCCGCGCAGGCTCGCCGCCACCCGCTCGGACAGCCGCAGCAGCTCACGCGCCAGCTTCGCCCGGTCGAACTCGTCCACGTCGAAGGTGACCTCGGCGCCCAGCGACTTCTCCGCGCTCTCCGGCACCACGGCCCGGTTGTCGTGCCCGTGCGCCAGCGCGTACAGGTGGTCACCGACCGCGTTGCCCACGGTCCGCCGCAGCCGGGCGGGCGGCACGTTCGCCACGTCGGCGATGGTGGCCAGGCCGAGCCGCCGCAGCTGCTCCTCGGTGCGCTTGCCGACCCCCCACAGCGCCGAGACCGGCAGCGGGTGCAGGAAATCCAGCGCCTGCGCCACCGGCACCACGATCATGCCGTCCGGCTTGGCCATGCCCGAGGCCAGCTTCGCGATGAACTTGGCCCCGGCCACACCCACCGAGCAGGTGATGCCGTGCTCCTTCTCGACCCGCCGCCGGATGATCGCGCCGATCCCGGCCGGCGTGGTGCCCAGCCGCCTCAGCGCGCCGCTGACGTCGAGAAAGGCCTCGTCCAGGCTCAGCGGCTCCACCAGCGGCGTCAGCTCCGCGAAAATGGCCATCACGCCCGCGGAGACCTCGCTGTACAGCCCGCGCGTCGGCGGCAGGTAGACCGCGTGCGGGCACAGCCGCTTCGCCGCTCCGACCGGCATCGCCGAGCGCACGCCGAACTTGCGCGCCGGGTAGTTGGCCGAGAGCACCACCGAGCGCGGCCCGGCCCCGGCGATCACCACCGGCCGGTGCACCAGCTCCGGCCGCGTGCGCAGCTCCACCGCGGCGAAGAAGGCGTCCATGTCCACGTGCAGGAAGGCGCAGCCTTCGTCCTCCGGCCAGCCCTCGGCACCCGGCCCGGCCGCTTCCGCCTCGGCGGTGACCTTGAACCGGGCGAAGTCGGCGGGCAGCCCGGCGTTCCTCCCCATGCAAGGAGGTTAGTACGCGCGCGAAGCGCTCCGTTGAGGGTGGTGGCGGGCGGCGGGTGGGATAACCGGTGCCTACGGCAATTCCGGGCGCCGAGCCAGTGCGTGCAGCCTGCTGGCGATGTCGCGCAGCGGCGCGGTGGCCGAAGCCACCGCTTCGAACTCGGTCAGGTCCTCGTCGGTGGCCAGCACACCGTCCGGCACCACCGCGTCGGCCACCACGCCGTCTCCCTGCAGCAAGGCGACATCGAGGCCACCGGCCACCAGCAGCCCGGTCAGCGTCTCGCTGTCGAACCGGCGCAGCAGCGTCTCGCGCTCCTCGGGCAGCACACCGTCGGCGATCAGCAGCAGGCGGCGGGCGTCGACGAGGCGCCCGGCCAGCGCGCGGTGCAGCACGGCGGCGTTGCGGTTGGCGGCGAGCACGGAGACCGCGCCGCCGGGCGCGACCGCCTCGGCCAGCGCCGCCACCGCGGCCGCCGGGTCGTCCACGACCTCCAGCAGCCCGTGCGCGAGCACCAGGTCCGCCGAACCGGCGCCGACGTGCCTGCCCAGCGCGTCGGAGTCGTCGGCGACCACGGTGATCCGCTGCGCGACGCCCTCCTCCTCGGCGCGACGGCGGAGCGTGGCCAGCGCGTTCGGATTGGGCTCGACCACGGTCACCCGGCAGCCGGCGGAGGCGAAGGGCACGGCCCACCCGCCGCTGCCACCGCCCACGTCGACGACGTGCGGCTCGGCCGAGCCGCGTTCCCGTGCCTTGGTCAGCTCCGATTCCAGCACCCGGCGGACCGCCGCCGGGCCGCGGGCCGCCGCGGTGTCCGTTCGCATGGGGCCACAGCGTAGTGGTGGCTTCGCCCGTAGGCTGCGTGGCGTGCACACCGTCGCCGTACTGAGCCTCAAGGGTGGGGTCGGCAAGACCACCGTCGCGCTGGGTATCGCCTCGGCAGCGCTCCGTAGGGGTTCGCGCACGCTGGTGGCCGACCTGGACCCCCAGGGCAACGCCACCGCGTCGCTGGACCCGCCGCTGACCGAAGCCACGCTCGCCGAGGTGCTGGAGACCCCGCACCGGGCGATGCTGGAGCGGGCCATCGCGCCGAGCGTCTGGGACGACCAGCTCGACGTGCTGGTCGGCTCGGAGGACCTGGAGCAGCTCAACGAGCCCGGCCCGGAGAACCGGCGGCTGGAGAACCTCTCGCGCGCGCTCGACGAGCTGCACCGCGAGCCGCTCCGGGGCGACCCGTACGAGCTGGTGATCCTGGACTGCCCGCCGTCGCTGGGCAGGCTGACGAAGTCGGCGCTGGTGGCCGCGGACAGCGCGCTGCTGGTGACCGAGCCGACGATGTACGCCGTGGCCGGGGCCGAGCGCGCGCTGGACGCGATCGAGGAGATCCGCGACCGGATGAACCCTGGCCTGCGCCCGGTCGGGGTGCTGGTGAACAAGCTGCGGGTGCGCTCGCACGAGCACCAGTTCCGCATCGCGGAGCTGCGCGAGTCGTTCGGCTCGCTGGTGATGCCCACGGCCATTCCCGACCGGCTGGCCATCCAGCAGGCGCAGGGCGCGTGCGTGCCGATCCACGAGTGGAACTCGCCAGGCGCACAGGAGATCGCGCTGACCTTCAACATGGTGCTGGCGAAGATCCTGCGGTCGAGTCGCGCCGGACGGCACCGCGCCGCGTGGGAGACCGACGACGAGGCGACCCCCGACGCGCCGGAAGCGACCGAAACCACCGGCCCGATCCCCCGGGTGGGGCCGGGCCAGGGCCGCTAGTGGTCGCCATCGGAAGTCCTTCGCGGGTATCGGCGGATCCAGGTTTTCGCTGGGCGTGCCGCGCCGAGGGCCTCGTACTGGACCGTACTCGGGCCTTGGCGCGGTGCGGCCGGCGGGAAGCTGGGCCGTCGAGGCCCCGGAGGACTTCCGGTGGTGACCACTAGGTGCCCGAGGGGGACACGGTCTTCCTGGCCGGGAAGCGGGTGGAGAAGGCACTGGCCGGGCGGGAACTGCTGCGTGCCGACCTCCGCCATCCCCGGCTGGCCACAGTGGACCTGACCGGGCGCACGGTGCTGGACGTCCGCACCGCGGGCAAGCACATGTTCCTCCGCTTCTCCGGTGACCTGAGCCTGCACAGCCACCTGAAGATGGACGGCGTGTGGCGGTTCCTCACCCCCGGCGCGCGCTGGCCGATGCCCGCCCACCACGCCCGCGCGGTCTTCGAGAACGCCACCGCGCTGGTCATCGGCTTCCGCCTGCACGACCTCGAACTCCTTGCCACCAAAGACGAATCGCGGCTGGTCGGCCATCTCGGCCCGGACCTGCTCGATCCGATGTGGACGGAGGAGCACGCCCGGCGCGCGGCGGCGAACCTGGCCGCGGACCCCGGACGCGAACTCGGCCTCGCCCTGCTCGACCAGCGCGTGATGGCGGGCGTGGGCAACCTCTACAAGTGCGAGGTCTGCCACCTGCTGCGGGTCACGCCGTGGACCCCGGTATCCGAAGTGGACGGTGAAGCGGTGGTCGCGCTGGCACGCAAGCTGCTGCTCGCCAACGCCTGGCGCCACGAGCAGAGCACCACCGGTGAGCTGGCGCGCGGGCGGCGGA
The genomic region above belongs to Amycolatopsis sp. YIM 10 and contains:
- a CDS encoding DUF3558 family protein; its protein translation is MTRTSRLLLLPALALLAGLTACGQGGQAASGENTANTANTENTGQTAPRAPAAPSGPPASQGGLDPCALLTSAERSKAGLTSVGEPKAIGSARTCDWTEPGTFGLAISVDESKGLTDLRTEKKTARQIKVGAREALKVADPKADDGTCAVLLGAGESASVQIDVSNTNFTGTEAACARADKVAGLVEPKLP
- a CDS encoding MoxR family ATPase, giving the protein MTSRTQSAVPGDQAPYYPAEAGSGVRGTSGANGHGSASLGELHDTAARIAANVERVLVGKPDVVRIALVTLLAEGHLLVEDVPGVGKTSLAKALARSIDCTVSRIQFTPDLLPSDVTGVSIYNRQTGGFEFRPGPVFANIVVGDEINRASPKTQSSLLECMEEHQVTVDTSTYELEEPFMVIATQNPIEMEGTYALPEAQRDRFTARVSIGYPDPQAELAMVDEHAGHNPLKDLRPVSDAATVHRLIRAVRKVHMAPEVRQYAVELASATRQLPEIRLGASPRATLQLVRAARAQAALAGREYVVPDDLHAVAVPVLAHRLVLTTEAHAARRSATDVVRAVLGRVPVPQAGTQANGQSRR
- a CDS encoding DUF58 domain-containing protein — encoded protein: MRALSGLTTRGRCLLAAGVAAAVCATVLNERDLLRVAIFVIALPLLVAWFISAAKVRIGAARKLFPDRVQVGGAGEVQLELWRTGRLPTGEVLLEDGVPYSLGGRPRFVVERLPQHQAVALRYPIQPMLRGIQQVGPLRATVTDPFGLCEFERELIGHTKLVVVPRFVSLWGLPSGAGIGVGDDGNVRLHAGQGESDVIVRQYRQGDDLRKVHWRSTARRDEIMVRVEERPWRGGTTVLLDHRAAAHHGTGPSASLEWAVSFVASVCLHLRRAGHRVRLVTEHGLTLADAPGDGGDHHDHLILDALAGLQPAHQRDVTTGSDPAEGQELIAVLGTVSNEAVHELNRFRPRGIRSLAVLLDTPAWSGGVSAPEHRAAATEESASLLRAAGWGVVVAGPASPMPQVWGELCRSTARRGTLIGDAR
- a CDS encoding methyltransferase domain-containing protein; this encodes MRTDTAAARGPAAVRRVLESELTKARERGSAEPHVVDVGGGSGGWAVPFASAGCRVTVVEPNPNALATLRRRAEEEGVAQRITVVADDSDALGRHVGAGSADLVLAHGLLEVVDDPAAAVAALAEAVAPGGAVSVLAANRNAAVLHRALAGRLVDARRLLLIADGVLPEERETLLRRFDSETLTGLLVAGGLDVALLQGDGVVADAVVPDGVLATDEDLTEFEAVASATAPLRDIASRLHALARRPELP
- a CDS encoding DNA-formamidopyrimidine glycosylase family protein; this translates as MPEGDTVFLAGKRVEKALAGRELLRADLRHPRLATVDLTGRTVLDVRTAGKHMFLRFSGDLSLHSHLKMDGVWRFLTPGARWPMPAHHARAVFENATALVIGFRLHDLELLATKDESRLVGHLGPDLLDPMWTEEHARRAAANLAADPGRELGLALLDQRVMAGVGNLYKCEVCHLLRVTPWTPVSEVDGEAVVALARKLLLANAWRHEQSTTGELARGRRNWVYERTRQGCFRCGGRVRVATQGHDVQRRPTWYCPRCQQGPAPAS
- a CDS encoding DUF3040 domain-containing protein, producing the protein MPLSEHEQRLLDQIERELYAEDPKFASTVRGTRLRRPARRRRLQGVALFVVGVALLVLGVVVPFRVAEIPLISVLGFLVMFFGVLLAVTSLRQQPEGEGSEGEQAGSSRGRPQARKSSFTQRMEERFRQRFEDQ
- a CDS encoding ParA family protein, producing MHTVAVLSLKGGVGKTTVALGIASAALRRGSRTLVADLDPQGNATASLDPPLTEATLAEVLETPHRAMLERAIAPSVWDDQLDVLVGSEDLEQLNEPGPENRRLENLSRALDELHREPLRGDPYELVILDCPPSLGRLTKSALVAADSALLVTEPTMYAVAGAERALDAIEEIRDRMNPGLRPVGVLVNKLRVRSHEHQFRIAELRESFGSLVMPTAIPDRLAIQQAQGACVPIHEWNSPGAQEIALTFNMVLAKILRSSRAGRHRAAWETDDEATPDAPEATETTGPIPRVGPGQGR
- the dinB gene encoding DNA polymerase IV gives rise to the protein MGRNAGLPADFARFKVTAEAEAAGPGAEGWPEDEGCAFLHVDMDAFFAAVELRTRPELVHRPVVIAGAGPRSVVLSANYPARKFGVRSAMPVGAAKRLCPHAVYLPPTRGLYSEVSAGVMAIFAELTPLVEPLSLDEAFLDVSGALRRLGTTPAGIGAIIRRRVEKEHGITCSVGVAGAKFIAKLASGMAKPDGMIVVPVAQALDFLHPLPVSALWGVGKRTEEQLRRLGLATIADVANVPPARLRRTVGNAVGDHLYALAHGHDNRAVVPESAEKSLGAEVTFDVDEFDRAKLARELLRLSERVAASLRGRGLRGRTVSIKVRFADFKTVTRARTLVSATDVAHAIHATAVTLLTELGHGGAVRLIGVRVEGLEDADSAEQLTFDTDAPRWRDAEVAADVARSKFGSAAVRPASLLSSHEE
- a CDS encoding DUF3488 and transglutaminase-like domain-containing protein; this translates as MTTAPPAPPIPHTPAERPAPPAAPWVSSIFAPLAAGLATICASTSITGVVGGAAWFGYLIVAVVLIACTGLALRSLRTPTLLVGLAQLLVLAFLITGVFTSNGILGIIPGPAALSELREVLIESAEQIRMGLPPVEPTPPILCLVTIAIGLVAVLVDTLAVAASAPAATGLVLLCVYAVPASLSDGMLPWWTFLLGAAAFAGLLAVDGSHRHRRWRNRTAPGLGASPAAASAPVAVVALALVLGLVAGGTITAIGTVGSFPGDPKAGEGSGKTGGLGVNPFTQLRGLLEQGQNVELFRVRGMNAPNDRRMLRAFTLNHFEPNQGWKIADEPRMPPGVPANQPSLPLAPGDDGTGETKEIQIEPINWVDVWLPVYGAPRALRNISDGWQYDSVSGAVYSEAARQAPPYVQTASLRMPTKEALRNADTEADQIPSIYTRLDQVDDRVTALTKQLVQGATNDFDRATAVWNYFNSRNGFTYDTRTAAAADSDALADFLLNGKRGYCQQYASAMAVMLRTLKIPSRVAIGFTPGYTTADYRSITSQDVHAWVEVYFGELGWVTFDPTPLADSRGFIPPYLRPDNSTEDPANTGGTSAAPTVEPPRLPGEETNTPDAAPLPDQPQEEQRPGEGPDWALWLALVALVAAMVVAGVLWQRSDRAKKKRPPKPGAAPDQQVQHVAAPPGSAESWLPAIAAGLFIAGVGLLAWLWTALLAVPLVVVLLIAVGPSMAREVVRRKRLQVIGASGPDAANAAWRELLDECRDRGVPVEVSDTVRTTAQKIAQRHRLDEEGKGGLRTVVGVVERSWYGGAPDNDPRFAPAFDDVRTSLTRNAPMSWRGRLFPRSLFRRR